From the Candidatus Aminicenantes bacterium genome, the window AAAGCGCTGGTAGTCAAATACTCCGGCCTGACCGGGAAATCCAACAACCCGGTAGACATGGAAACGCTGCAGAAGACCGGGCTGAAGCTGCACAAGGAGATCCTGACCCTGGACGACAAGCAGTGCCAGATGCGCACCATCGGCACCGCCCACCTGGTGGAGATCATGAACGACTACGACCTGCTGCCGGTGAAAAATTTCCGCTTCGGCAGCCATCCCGAGGCGGTCAAGCTGGCCTCCTGGGTATGGAAGAGTTATTTCACCCAGAACGTCCCCGACGGCTGCTGGTTCGGCTGCACCCTGTCCTGCGCCCACGGCGTGGACAATTTCGAATTGAAGACCGGCCCCTACAAGGGACACAAGGTCCTGGTCGACGGCCCCGAGTACGAGACGGTAGGCGGCTGCGGTTCCAACCCGGCCATTTTCGATCCGGCCGCCGTGATCGAGATCAACTTCTACTGCGACACCTACGGCCTGGACACCATCTCCTTCGGCACGTTGACCGGTTTTGTCATGGACTGTTACGAGAACGGCATCCTGAACAAGGAGCGTACCGGCGGACTTGAAATGACCTGGGGCAACTGGCGGGCGGCGCTGGAGATGATGCACCAGATCGCCCGCGGCGAAGGCTTCGGACTTGTCGCCGGCAAGGGCGTCAAGTTCATGCAGGAATATTTCGCCAGGGAATACGGCGCAAACGCCCAGTTTCTGAAGGACATCGGCATGCACGGCAAGGGGCTGGAGCAGTCCGAGTACCAGTCCAAGGAATCGCTGGCCCAGCAGGGCGGCTACTACCTGACCAACAAGGGGCCGCAGCACGACGAGGCCTGGCTGATCTTCATGGACATGGTCAACAACATGCTGCCCACA encodes:
- a CDS encoding aldehyde ferredoxin oxidoreductase C-terminal domain-containing protein, whose protein sequence is KALVVKYSGLTGKSNNPVDMETLQKTGLKLHKEILTLDDKQCQMRTIGTAHLVEIMNDYDLLPVKNFRFGSHPEAVKLASWVWKSYFTQNVPDGCWFGCTLSCAHGVDNFELKTGPYKGHKVLVDGPEYETVGGCGSNPAIFDPAAVIEINFYCDTYGLDTISFGTLTGFVMDCYENGILNKERTGGLEMTWGNWRAALEMMHQIARGEGFGLVAGKGVKFMQEYFAREYGANAQFLKDIGMHGKGLEQSEYQSKESLAQQGGYYLTNKGPQHDEAWLIFMDMVNNMLPTFEKKAEALHYFPVFRTWFSLQGLCKLPWNDIEPANNAENAEPNKVPEHVQNYVDIFNAITGEKIDKEELMMQSERVYNFQRIFNLKMGHGKRPEDYPPYRAMGPVTVEEYESRAERYDKALKEKQNIDPAGKSTEEKIKILRKYREAQYESLIDAVFKRRGWSKDGVPTVEHLKKIGMDLPDVLELVKKHL